The following proteins come from a genomic window of Proteinivorax hydrogeniformans:
- a CDS encoding Nif3-like dinuclear metal center hexameric protein, whose product MNTKEVMDIALELAGLEETPEDSGIIVEGENIKKIAIGVDMELSEMMLAKELGADLVITHHPSGGAPRINLHKVMKNQIDSMVRAGVPINKAQKALGEKMGQVERGLHVSNYDRAVSAAKLLKMPFMAIHTPADILAERTVQELIDEKLADNPKAKLSDVIEALETLPEYQRTEAKPVCRVGGKDDYAGKVFVTMAGGTGGGAKVHKAYFEAGVGTIVAMHMPEDVIKAVKEQNIGNILVAGHMASDSVGINKICKALEDKGVEVIRMSGVIDPN is encoded by the coding sequence ATGAATACTAAAGAAGTTATGGACATAGCGCTAGAGCTAGCTGGCCTAGAGGAAACTCCAGAGGACTCCGGGATAATTGTTGAAGGCGAAAACATCAAAAAGATTGCTATCGGTGTAGACATGGAGCTTTCGGAAATGATGCTAGCAAAAGAGCTAGGGGCAGACCTTGTAATTACTCACCATCCATCCGGTGGAGCTCCTCGCATCAACCTACACAAAGTAATGAAAAACCAAATCGACAGCATGGTAAGAGCGGGAGTGCCAATCAACAAAGCCCAAAAAGCTCTAGGAGAAAAAATGGGCCAAGTAGAAAGAGGACTTCACGTATCCAACTACGACAGAGCGGTTTCCGCAGCCAAACTACTTAAAATGCCATTTATGGCTATCCACACTCCTGCAGATATTTTAGCTGAAAGAACAGTACAAGAACTTATCGACGAAAAGCTAGCTGACAACCCAAAAGCCAAGCTTAGCGATGTAATCGAAGCCCTAGAAACCCTGCCAGAGTACCAAAGAACAGAAGCTAAACCTGTTTGTCGTGTAGGTGGAAAAGACGACTACGCTGGCAAAGTATTTGTAACCATGGCTGGTGGAACCGGCGGTGGAGCAAAGGTACACAAAGCATACTTCGAAGCAGGCGTAGGTACAATAGTAGCCATGCACATGCCAGAAGACGTAATCAAAGCTGTTAAAGAGCAAAACATAGGAAACATCCTAGTAGCAGGCCACATGGCCAGCGACTCAGTAGGAATCAACAAAATCTGCAAAGCCTTAGAAGATAAGGGTGTAGAGGTTATTAGGATGAGTGGGGTTATAGATCCCA
- a CDS encoding Tex family protein: MEEIISIVVGQTGLSKKSVKETIALLDDGNTVPFIARYRKEMTGGLSEEEIRKIAEVTEYQRNLHERKEEVHRLITEQGKMTEQLKESIYASTKLQQLEDIYRPYRPKRNTRASKAKDLGLEPLADSLLSENTPWQQLAAAYINEKVETEKDALQGALDIIAEKIADKGENRKFGRSFMFDNGVIKTTKVKKAEEDSPYEMYYDYSEPIKKLPPHRTLAINRGEKEKFLKVTLETDKDRFFDKLWQKNLQDTPDINKEVLQESLKDCINRLLLPAVERDIRKSLTETAHQGAYKIFTANLKSLLLQSPTKGATVLGVDPAYRTGCKLTVVDPTGKVLAIDKIFPTKPYMKVKESTEKVKQLLDKHPINVIAIGNGTASRETAEFIGEIVQKREGIAYTIVDEAGASVYSASPLAKEEFPDLDVAERSAISIARRLQDPLAELVKITPESIGVGQYQHDMEQKELASLLGGVVEDSVNKVGADLNTASPSLLGYIAGIKKAQAKAIVKMREENGEFTNRNQIKKVPRLGDATFKQCAGFLRIKDGDNPLDNTSVHPESYAAAKKLMEKLGYTLEELAEKGSLSDINDRLKGIDTVELAGELEIGVPTFKDIVEALQKPGLDLREDLAKPLFLSGVMQIEDLEEGMIVKGVVRNVVDFGAFVDIGVKQAGLVHISEMAERYVKHPLEVVSVGDTVSAKIIGVDIKKGRIALSLKGVS, from the coding sequence ATGGAAGAAATTATTAGCATTGTAGTGGGGCAAACAGGGCTTTCCAAAAAGTCAGTAAAAGAGACCATAGCCCTGTTAGATGATGGCAACACTGTACCATTTATAGCCCGTTATCGTAAGGAAATGACCGGAGGTCTGTCAGAGGAAGAAATCCGTAAAATCGCAGAAGTTACAGAGTACCAAAGAAACCTCCATGAAAGAAAAGAAGAAGTACATAGACTAATTACAGAACAAGGCAAAATGACAGAGCAGCTTAAAGAATCTATCTATGCATCCACAAAGCTTCAGCAGCTAGAGGATATCTACCGCCCATATAGGCCCAAAAGGAACACCCGCGCGTCCAAAGCTAAAGACTTAGGCCTTGAACCACTAGCCGACAGCCTGCTTTCAGAAAACACCCCATGGCAGCAGCTTGCCGCAGCATACATAAACGAAAAAGTAGAGACAGAAAAAGACGCCCTACAAGGTGCTTTAGACATAATTGCAGAAAAAATAGCCGACAAAGGAGAAAACCGAAAGTTTGGCAGAAGCTTCATGTTCGATAACGGCGTTATAAAAACCACAAAGGTTAAAAAGGCAGAGGAAGACTCCCCCTATGAGATGTACTACGATTATTCAGAGCCCATCAAAAAGCTTCCTCCCCACCGTACATTGGCAATTAACCGTGGAGAGAAAGAGAAGTTTTTAAAGGTGACTTTAGAGACCGATAAAGATAGATTTTTTGACAAGCTATGGCAAAAAAACCTACAAGACACTCCAGATATCAATAAAGAGGTTTTGCAAGAATCACTAAAAGATTGCATCAACCGCCTCCTTCTTCCAGCTGTGGAGCGGGATATTAGAAAATCGCTGACAGAAACAGCCCACCAAGGAGCGTACAAAATATTTACCGCCAACTTAAAATCTTTACTTCTTCAATCCCCAACCAAAGGGGCCACAGTGCTGGGAGTTGACCCGGCATATCGGACAGGCTGTAAGCTAACAGTGGTGGATCCTACAGGAAAGGTTTTAGCTATAGACAAAATCTTCCCCACAAAACCTTATATGAAAGTAAAAGAGTCTACTGAAAAAGTAAAGCAGCTTTTAGATAAGCACCCTATAAACGTAATCGCCATCGGAAATGGCACCGCTAGCCGGGAAACGGCAGAGTTTATCGGCGAAATCGTGCAAAAACGAGAGGGGATCGCCTACACCATAGTAGATGAGGCGGGAGCTTCTGTTTACTCTGCATCTCCCCTAGCAAAAGAGGAGTTTCCCGACCTAGACGTAGCGGAGCGAAGCGCCATCTCCATCGCCCGTAGGCTGCAAGATCCACTAGCTGAGCTTGTAAAAATAACTCCAGAGTCCATCGGCGTCGGCCAATACCAACATGACATGGAGCAAAAAGAACTAGCATCTTTATTAGGTGGAGTTGTAGAAGACAGCGTTAACAAAGTTGGCGCCGACTTAAACACCGCCAGCCCATCTCTTTTGGGATATATCGCCGGGATTAAAAAAGCACAAGCCAAAGCAATCGTTAAAATGCGAGAGGAAAATGGTGAGTTTACAAACAGAAACCAAATCAAAAAAGTGCCTCGCCTAGGGGATGCTACCTTTAAACAATGCGCCGGCTTTTTGAGGATAAAAGATGGAGATAACCCACTAGACAACACCTCCGTCCACCCGGAAAGCTACGCTGCAGCTAAAAAGCTTATGGAAAAGCTAGGCTACACCCTAGAAGAACTGGCGGAAAAAGGCTCTCTGTCAGATATTAACGACAGGCTAAAAGGTATAGACACTGTAGAGTTAGCCGGCGAGCTAGAAATTGGCGTGCCAACCTTTAAAGATATCGTAGAAGCCCTCCAAAAGCCGGGGCTTGACCTGCGAGAAGATTTAGCAAAGCCGCTATTTTTATCGGGAGTTATGCAAATAGAAGATTTAGAAGAGGGAATGATAGTAAAAGGTGTCGTCAGAAACGTAGTGGACTTTGGCGCTTTTGTAGATATCGGAGTAAAGCAAGCAGGACTTGTTCATATATCTGAAATGGCGGAGCGCTACGTAAAGCATCCGCTGGAGGTTGTCTCCGTTGGCGACACAGTTTCTGCAAAAATTATCGGTGTGGACATAAAAAAAGGAAGAATTGCTCTAAGTTTGAAAGGAGTTTCATAG
- a CDS encoding DUF362 domain-containing protein has product MSKVAITRSADYEAKNVQQAMTEGFELLGGVEKYIKPGQKVLLKVNVLSAKKPEQNVTTHPQVIGQLIDILHNHGCEVLVGDSSGGNMVEGNPTEKALKVTGIADVVKEKKAKLINFDNQGVEILQGGDVFPKLYVAKPVLEADVVISVAKFKTHGLTLMTGGVKNMFGAVPGRQKANYHKEAQTIDSFCRGLVELYSAVKPHFTVVDGIMAMEGNGPSAGKSKYCGTIVMSPDAISADRVLADILNCGYKDVLTTYYGAEKGLGVGKLEDIEILGTQPKDLGITTFVLPNTKMVSKLPGFLTKMAVSLMQVIPDIEDEGCTGCSFCINSCPVDAMELSENKKAVIDYGQCISCYCCHELCPQKTIELRHNNRLGKLVSKLLNRRL; this is encoded by the coding sequence ATGTCTAAGGTAGCTATTACAAGGTCGGCAGACTATGAGGCTAAAAATGTCCAACAAGCTATGACAGAAGGATTTGAGCTGCTAGGTGGTGTGGAAAAATACATAAAGCCTGGTCAAAAGGTGCTCCTTAAGGTTAACGTGCTAAGCGCCAAAAAGCCGGAGCAAAACGTAACCACTCATCCCCAGGTTATCGGTCAGCTTATAGACATACTACACAACCACGGCTGCGAGGTTTTAGTTGGCGACAGCTCAGGCGGCAACATGGTGGAGGGTAACCCCACCGAAAAAGCCCTTAAGGTAACCGGCATCGCCGATGTTGTTAAAGAAAAGAAAGCAAAGCTTATAAACTTTGACAACCAAGGGGTGGAAATTTTACAAGGTGGCGACGTATTTCCCAAGCTTTATGTGGCAAAGCCGGTGCTAGAAGCGGACGTTGTTATCTCGGTGGCAAAGTTTAAAACCCACGGCCTTACCCTTATGACCGGCGGAGTCAAAAACATGTTTGGCGCAGTACCAGGTCGGCAAAAAGCCAACTATCACAAAGAAGCTCAAACAATCGATAGCTTTTGTAGAGGACTTGTAGAGCTATACTCAGCGGTAAAGCCTCATTTTACCGTAGTGGACGGGATTATGGCCATGGAAGGAAACGGCCCCTCTGCAGGAAAATCAAAATACTGCGGTACAATTGTAATGTCGCCAGATGCCATAAGTGCTGACAGAGTGCTAGCAGATATTTTAAACTGCGGATATAAAGACGTGCTGACAACATATTACGGAGCGGAAAAAGGACTAGGTGTGGGCAAACTAGAGGATATTGAAATTTTAGGCACCCAGCCCAAAGACTTAGGTATAACCACCTTTGTCCTTCCCAACACCAAAATGGTGTCAAAACTGCCCGGCTTTTTGACTAAAATGGCAGTAAGCCTTATGCAGGTTATCCCCGATATAGAAGATGAAGGCTGCACCGGCTGCTCTTTTTGTATAAACAGCTGCCCTGTAGATGCTATGGAGCTTAGCGAAAACAAAAAGGCGGTAATCGACTATGGCCAGTGCATAAGCTGCTACTGCTGTCACGAGCTTTGCCCTCAAAAAACTATAGAGCTTAGGCATAACAATAGATTAGGTAAACTAGTGTCAAAACTGCTTAACAGAAGATTATAA
- a CDS encoding helix-turn-helix domain-containing protein produces MKTKTKYSAKEKYQIIQEYKNGNSNKSSIAYKYNINRGTISDWLTKYSSHGIEGLRNSKKINKYPKKVKEQAIKDYLTNDYTLRSLAKKYGISDHSVLRKWIKKYNGHRKSNSVTEMEGMDYSMSKRKSVADKVKVVEFCIKNDCNYKLAAKTYEVSYQQVYQWVKKYKSGKQDALKDGRGRKKSEEELTPTEKAKLEIQRIERENEKLRAENAYLKKLKALERWDL; encoded by the coding sequence ATGAAAACAAAAACTAAGTACAGTGCCAAAGAAAAATATCAGATTATACAGGAATACAAAAATGGAAACAGCAACAAAAGTAGTATTGCTTACAAGTATAATATCAATAGGGGAACTATAAGTGACTGGTTAACTAAGTATTCAAGCCATGGTATAGAAGGATTAAGAAATTCTAAAAAGATTAATAAATACCCTAAAAAAGTTAAGGAACAGGCCATTAAGGACTACCTGACAAACGATTATACTCTAAGATCTTTAGCAAAAAAATATGGAATTTCTGATCATAGTGTTTTACGCAAGTGGATAAAAAAGTATAATGGACATAGAAAATCAAATTCAGTAACGGAAATGGAAGGGATGGATTACTCTATGTCTAAAAGAAAGTCTGTTGCAGATAAAGTTAAAGTAGTTGAGTTTTGCATTAAAAATGATTGTAACTACAAACTTGCTGCTAAAACCTATGAAGTATCTTACCAGCAAGTATATCAGTGGGTTAAAAAATACAAATCTGGGAAACAAGATGCTTTAAAAGATGGGCGTGGTAGAAAAAAAAGCGAAGAAGAGTTAACACCTACAGAAAAAGCAAAACTTGAAATTCAGAGAATAGAAAGAGAAAACGAAAAGTTGCGAGCGGAGAATGCTTACTTAAAAAAGCTGAAAGCTTTAGAAAGGTGGGATCTTTAA
- a CDS encoding IS3 family transposase, whose translation MGSLNKVKQEKKYIIIKELHEEQSFPITLLCEVAGVNRSAYYKWADRKKPDLEIENEKIMKDLITLYSEFNGVYGYRRLKLYLDRIYQKKINHKRVHRLMKIAGLKSIIPTKKKNYGKSKPQHVTENILKRNFKADKVNEKWVTDITEFKYGNNKAYLSAILDLYDNSIVSYVISHSNNNQLVFQTLDNALLKSPGATPLLHSDRGFQYTSNGFKQKIKAANITQSMSRAGNCLDNAPIESFFGKLKVEKYYLEGNYQTFKELKDAIDEYIHFYNHTRLQKKLSGLSPIEYRYQYQLTA comes from the coding sequence GTGGGATCTTTAAACAAAGTAAAACAAGAGAAGAAATATATTATTATTAAAGAATTGCATGAAGAACAAAGTTTTCCAATTACATTGCTATGTGAGGTTGCTGGTGTTAACCGCTCAGCCTATTATAAATGGGCAGATAGGAAAAAACCGGATTTAGAAATAGAAAACGAAAAAATTATGAAAGATTTGATTACCCTATACAGTGAATTTAATGGTGTTTATGGTTATAGAAGGCTAAAATTGTACTTAGACCGTATATATCAAAAGAAGATAAACCATAAAAGAGTTCATCGACTAATGAAAATTGCAGGTCTAAAATCAATTATCCCAACAAAAAAGAAGAACTACGGCAAGTCTAAGCCACAACATGTAACGGAAAACATATTAAAGCGTAACTTTAAAGCAGATAAGGTAAATGAAAAATGGGTAACAGATATTACAGAGTTTAAATATGGCAACAACAAAGCTTATTTAAGTGCTATTTTAGACTTGTACGATAACTCCATTGTTTCATATGTTATAAGCCACTCTAATAATAATCAGCTAGTATTTCAGACCTTAGATAACGCTTTGTTAAAATCACCTGGAGCGACTCCTTTACTCCATAGTGACCGTGGTTTCCAGTATACCTCCAATGGATTTAAACAAAAAATAAAGGCTGCAAATATAACACAGAGTATGTCAAGAGCAGGAAACTGCCTTGATAATGCACCAATAGAAAGTTTTTTTGGTAAGCTAAAGGTCGAAAAGTATTACTTAGAGGGCAACTATCAAACATTTAAAGAGTTAAAAGATGCAATAGACGAGTATATCCACTTCTATAACCATACCAGGCTACAGAAAAAGCTGAGCGGATTAAGCCCAATAGAATATCGATACCAATATCAGTTAACAGCTTAA
- a CDS encoding cell wall hydrolase translates to MNTMGLKSVLKKLHKADKIPNTKSKETKVKKEITKKEPKPKKEKKKPENLIEKLKLDGNDIDMIAKMVMAEAEGECFKGKVAVANVIISRVESDLFPNTVKEVIFQKGQFEPILNGRYFKVEPNGECKKAVKEALQGNWAVPKGTYFFLNEAKVGLPNFFKEREFVVKIDNHSFYA, encoded by the coding sequence ATGAATACTATGGGGTTAAAAAGTGTACTCAAAAAACTGCACAAAGCTGATAAAATTCCAAATACAAAAAGCAAAGAAACAAAAGTAAAAAAAGAAATCACTAAAAAAGAGCCCAAACCCAAAAAGGAGAAAAAGAAACCCGAAAATCTTATAGAAAAGCTAAAGTTAGATGGCAACGATATAGACATGATTGCCAAAATGGTCATGGCAGAAGCAGAAGGAGAATGTTTTAAAGGAAAAGTCGCCGTTGCCAACGTAATAATAAGCAGAGTGGAAAGTGACCTTTTCCCAAATACTGTAAAAGAAGTGATATTCCAAAAAGGTCAATTTGAACCAATATTAAACGGAAGATATTTTAAAGTAGAACCTAACGGAGAGTGCAAAAAAGCAGTAAAAGAAGCGCTACAAGGAAACTGGGCGGTGCCAAAGGGGACTTACTTCTTCTTAAATGAGGCTAAGGTAGGCTTGCCCAATTTTTTTAAAGAGAGGGAGTTTGTTGTTAAAATTGACAATCACAGTTTCTATGCTTAA
- a CDS encoding asparaginase, whose protein sequence is MGNRNVLVQVTRGTIVESQHRGNIAVVNSKGQLEYSVGDPQMVSYWRSSAKPVQAIPIVASGAMDEYGITKRELALFCSSHSGEEIHTEGVFSVLEKLRLTEEKLDCGSHPPLHKESALKLQDAKKDATKVHCNCSGKHSGMLVLCKKRDYDIASDDYTSLKHPLQQELLQVAAEFCKYPKEDIAIGIDGCGVPVYGMPIYNWALAYSYLADPKANDTVEENVIQTIADAMVEHPDMVGGTERFCTDLMRVGKGNLVAKAGAEGVYCVGIRDQKRGIAVKMEDGMPRGRQAAVVETLKQLGALDEEQLKELKDYHIKENKNHRDDVVGLIKPTFNLEKSDSL, encoded by the coding sequence ATGGGAAATAGAAACGTTTTAGTACAAGTTACAAGAGGAACTATAGTAGAAAGTCAGCACCGGGGTAATATTGCAGTTGTAAATAGTAAAGGCCAGCTTGAATACTCAGTGGGAGACCCTCAAATGGTTAGCTACTGGCGCTCATCAGCCAAACCTGTACAAGCCATACCAATTGTTGCAAGTGGAGCTATGGATGAGTATGGAATTACCAAAAGAGAGCTTGCTCTATTTTGTTCATCTCATTCCGGGGAGGAGATCCACACAGAAGGAGTGTTCTCCGTATTAGAAAAGCTTAGATTGACAGAGGAAAAATTAGACTGTGGCTCTCACCCTCCGTTACACAAAGAGTCGGCACTTAAGCTACAGGATGCTAAAAAAGATGCAACTAAAGTACACTGTAACTGCTCCGGAAAACATTCAGGAATGTTAGTCCTTTGCAAAAAAAGGGACTACGACATAGCTAGTGATGACTATACATCGCTAAAGCATCCGTTGCAGCAAGAACTTCTACAAGTTGCCGCAGAATTTTGCAAATATCCCAAAGAAGATATAGCTATTGGAATAGATGGCTGTGGAGTACCAGTTTATGGTATGCCTATCTATAATTGGGCGCTAGCCTATAGCTATCTAGCGGATCCAAAAGCAAATGATACAGTAGAAGAAAATGTCATCCAAACAATAGCAGATGCCATGGTAGAACACCCAGACATGGTAGGAGGAACAGAACGCTTCTGCACCGACCTAATGCGGGTAGGAAAGGGAAACCTAGTAGCAAAAGCAGGAGCAGAAGGTGTTTACTGCGTAGGAATTAGAGACCAAAAACGAGGCATAGCAGTAAAAATGGAAGACGGAATGCCAAGAGGCAGACAAGCAGCAGTAGTGGAAACCCTAAAGCAGCTAGGAGCCTTAGATGAAGAGCAGCTAAAAGAGCTAAAAGATTATCACATAAAAGAAAACAAAAACCACAGAGATGATGTTGTGGGGTTGATTAAACCTACCTTCAACTTAGAAAAGTCAGACAGCTTATAA
- a CDS encoding gamma-glutamyl-gamma-aminobutyrate hydrolase family protein, which yields MKSPLIGVTAVYDYQRNVHWLGDDYCSAISQCGAVPVLIPSSLPQKQVLALVNQLDGLLLSGGDDVNPLSFGQEPVENMGLVDPLRDNLELTLTKEFMRTQKPILGICRGLQVINIVLGGTIIQDLSSHCKKWIGHSQKGTRSYASHSVEIVRDSLLYSIVDKDTIYTNSFHHQAVDKLGKDLIVNCRSKDGLVEGVEHKEKQILGVQWHPENLWKNTEENILLFNWLVSNC from the coding sequence ATGAAAAGTCCGTTAATAGGAGTTACTGCGGTGTATGATTATCAAAGAAATGTCCATTGGCTAGGGGATGATTACTGTTCAGCTATTAGTCAATGCGGTGCAGTACCAGTGCTAATTCCTTCTTCACTACCACAAAAACAGGTGTTAGCTTTGGTTAATCAGCTAGATGGCCTTTTGCTTTCTGGCGGAGACGATGTTAACCCCCTATCATTTGGTCAGGAGCCTGTGGAAAATATGGGTTTAGTAGACCCATTAAGGGACAACCTAGAGCTGACCTTAACAAAGGAATTTATGAGAACCCAAAAACCAATACTAGGTATTTGCCGTGGTCTGCAGGTAATAAATATCGTACTAGGTGGTACGATTATACAAGACTTGTCCTCCCACTGTAAAAAATGGATAGGGCATAGTCAAAAGGGGACCCGTAGTTATGCAAGTCACTCTGTTGAGATAGTAAGGGATAGCTTGCTATACAGCATAGTGGACAAAGATACTATTTATACTAACTCCTTTCACCACCAAGCTGTAGATAAACTCGGCAAAGACCTAATCGTTAACTGCCGTAGCAAGGATGGGCTAGTAGAGGGAGTAGAACACAAAGAAAAACAGATCTTAGGAGTACAATGGCACCCAGAAAATCTATGGAAAAATACAGAAGAAAACATACTATTATTTAACTGGTTAGTTTCAAACTGTTAA
- a CDS encoding type II toxin-antitoxin system PemK/MazF family toxin: MAVKRGDVYYADLSPVVGSEQGGIRPVLIIQNDVGNKYSPTVIVAAITSQISKAKLPTHVEVGVEFGLEKKSVILLEQLRTIDKQRLNEKVAHLGNEMMVKVDGAIQVSLGLLNLD; encoded by the coding sequence ATGGCTGTTAAACGGGGAGACGTATATTATGCCGATTTAAGTCCCGTAGTTGGTTCTGAGCAGGGGGGAATAAGGCCTGTACTAATCATTCAAAATGATGTTGGAAATAAGTACAGCCCTACAGTTATTGTAGCTGCAATAACTTCACAAATTAGTAAAGCTAAACTTCCTACACATGTTGAGGTAGGGGTTGAATTTGGGTTGGAAAAAAAATCAGTTATTCTGCTAGAACAACTTCGTACTATCGATAAGCAACGCCTAAATGAAAAGGTCGCGCACTTAGGTAATGAAATGATGGTAAAAGTGGACGGAGCTATACAAGTAAGCTTGGGGTTATTAAATTTAGATTGA
- a CDS encoding ribbon-helix-helix protein, CopG family, whose protein sequence is MAETREIVVSVPDNLLQELDALVGKENLDRSQLIREAVKLYICERQRRQLRDKLQRGYLEMSEINLSLANEAFDAENEAEKMVCGA, encoded by the coding sequence ATGGCAGAAACACGTGAAATAGTAGTAAGTGTTCCTGATAACTTGCTTCAAGAACTTGATGCTCTAGTGGGCAAAGAAAACTTAGATCGGAGCCAGCTTATTAGAGAAGCAGTTAAACTTTATATTTGCGAAAGGCAAAGAAGACAACTTCGTGATAAGCTTCAAAGGGGATACCTTGAGATGTCAGAGATTAACTTGTCTTTGGCAAATGAAGCTTTTGATGCAGAAAACGAAGCTGAAAAGATGGTTTGCGGGGCGTAA
- the alr gene encoding alanine racemase, translating into MYRPTYAEISLQNIRHNVKELTKDLGPDTRVMAVVKADGYGHGSVEVAQAAIKAKATDLAVATVEEAIELRKNNIKEPILILGFVPISSVEALIKYKLTATIYDFKIAKELNKRAKTPLPVHVKIDTGMHRLGVPWHKAKDFLLRLKELENIRVEGIFTHFSNADDTTSEYPQTQRQRFLQLVENLPYKIPIKHISNSAGVIEKLSCMPCNMIRLGIVLYGLYPSEHQKGKVNLKPAMTIKTEVASIKEVEQGAPISYGLTYKTSKATKIATLPIGYADGYYRSLSNKAWVEIKGHKAPVLGTVCMDYIMVDVSEIDDVCVGEEVTVIGGLSENCISVDTIAKMVNTINYEVVCSISKRVPRIYKN; encoded by the coding sequence TTGTATAGACCAACCTATGCTGAAATTAGTTTACAAAATATCCGTCACAACGTAAAAGAGCTTACAAAGGATTTGGGACCTGATACTAGAGTTATGGCGGTGGTAAAAGCCGACGGATACGGTCATGGAAGTGTAGAGGTTGCACAGGCTGCTATTAAAGCAAAAGCTACAGACTTGGCAGTGGCAACCGTTGAAGAAGCGATAGAGCTAAGAAAAAATAACATTAAAGAGCCGATACTGATACTGGGTTTTGTGCCTATTTCTAGCGTAGAAGCTTTGATTAAATATAAGCTTACAGCTACAATTTATGACTTTAAAATAGCCAAAGAGCTAAATAAAAGAGCCAAAACACCTTTGCCCGTTCATGTAAAGATTGATACAGGCATGCATCGTCTAGGGGTGCCGTGGCATAAGGCTAAAGACTTTTTGCTAAGGCTAAAGGAGCTTGAAAATATTCGGGTAGAAGGTATATTTACCCACTTTTCTAACGCCGATGATACAACAAGTGAATATCCACAAACCCAAAGACAGAGATTCTTGCAGCTTGTAGAAAATTTGCCGTATAAAATCCCAATTAAACACATATCTAATAGTGCAGGAGTAATTGAAAAGCTTAGTTGCATGCCGTGTAACATGATCCGTCTAGGGATAGTGTTGTACGGGCTTTACCCTTCTGAGCATCAAAAGGGTAAAGTGAACCTAAAACCCGCTATGACAATAAAGACAGAGGTTGCTTCAATTAAAGAAGTTGAGCAAGGGGCCCCCATTAGCTATGGCCTAACCTATAAAACCTCTAAAGCAACTAAAATAGCCACCTTACCTATCGGCTATGCCGATGGCTACTATAGATCTCTATCTAACAAAGCCTGGGTGGAAATAAAAGGTCATAAAGCTCCTGTATTAGGAACAGTTTGTATGGACTACATTATGGTAGACGTTAGCGAAATTGATGATGTTTGTGTAGGTGAAGAAGTAACAGTAATCGGTGGCCTGTCAGAAAACTGTATCAGCGTGGATACTATAGCAAAAATGGTAAATACTATTAACTACGAGGTAGTATGCTCAATCTCTAAACGAGTTCCAAGAATTTACAAGAACTAA
- a CDS encoding CBS domain-containing protein — translation MKVAEVMNKDVVSINKNATVEEATKLMIEKSVGGLPVVDDENKVVGMITEKDLLLRHKEFVPPPYVDILGAFVYLEDPTRANERLKKSLSASVEDVMSTPVFTVSPEDDTQLVLQFIVDHGYNRIPVEEEEKLVGIVSRGDILKGLV, via the coding sequence ATGAAAGTAGCAGAAGTTATGAACAAAGATGTGGTGTCAATTAACAAAAATGCAACAGTAGAAGAAGCCACTAAACTAATGATAGAAAAGTCTGTAGGTGGTCTGCCAGTGGTAGATGACGAAAATAAAGTAGTAGGCATGATAACTGAAAAGGACTTGCTCTTAAGGCACAAAGAGTTCGTTCCACCACCCTATGTGGATATATTAGGGGCCTTTGTTTACCTTGAGGACCCTACCCGGGCTAATGAAAGACTTAAAAAATCGTTATCCGCTTCAGTGGAAGATGTCATGAGCACCCCGGTTTTTACCGTAAGCCCTGAAGATGATACACAGTTAGTTCTACAGTTTATAGTAGATCACGGTTATAATAGGATACCAGTAGAAGAAGAGGAGAAGCTAGTAGGGATAGTTTCAAGGGGAGACATTCTAAAAGGGTTAGTCTAA